A single window of Anopheles moucheti chromosome 2, idAnoMoucSN_F20_07, whole genome shotgun sequence DNA harbors:
- the LOC128300179 gene encoding zinc metalloproteinase nas-14-like: MVLVQSCALMVLACAIVQAGVLKDSQENVSGTQLPIFFSRKAARLRKVSEDLVLRSEQVHSLWGHKRSTLASTSSRWPGGIVLFSIFEQHFTSAQIEHIEKAMAHIESHSCVKFVKRTVESNFVNITGAEGCFSSAGYTKGQQSLNIQPAPVDTECFKLGEIVHLLLHTLGFLHQHSVFDRDEYVEILWENIDPSVEQNFHRYAAPLYEDFGVPYDYDSVMHYSETAYSKNGKRTIVAKDPNARIGQREGLSEGDIIKLNLRYECT, translated from the exons ATGGTCTTAGTTCAGAGTTGTGCATTAATGGTTCTTGCTTGTGCAATTGTGCAGGCCGGAGTTCTGAAAGATTCCcaagaaaatg TTTCAGGTACTCAACTcccaatatttttttctcgaaaagcAGCTCGTCTACGAAAGGTTAGCGAAGATTTGGTGCTCCGTTCAGAACAAGTGCACTCCCTTTGGGGTCACAAACGTAGCACACTCGCCTCTACAAGTTCTCGTTGGCCAGGAGGCATAGTTCTGTTTTCgattttcgagcaacattTCA CCTCAGCCCAAATCGAGCACATTGAAAAAGCTATGGCCCACATTGAATCCCACAGCTGTGTTAAATTTGTGAAGCGCACTGTTGAGAGCAATTTTGTAAACATCACCGGTGcggaaggatgcttttcctcGGCAGGTTACACAAAAGGTCAGCAAAGCTTGAACATACAGCCTGCTCCTGTTGATACAGAGTGCTTCAAGCTGGGCGAAATCGTTCACTTATTACTGCACACACTAGGCTTCTTGCATCAGCATTCCGTCTTCGATCGGGATGAGTACGTGGAAATTCTGTGGGAAAATATTGACCCGAGCGTGGAGCAAAATTTCCACAGATATGCAGCTCCCTTGTATGAAGATTTCGGTGTTCCGTACGATTACGACAGTGTGATGCATTACAGTGAGACAGCTTACAGCAAGAATGGTAAGCGGACGATAGTGGCAAAGGATCCGAATGCTCGAATTGGTCAGCGCGAAGGTTTGAGCGAGGGAGACATCATTAAGCTCAACTTGCGGTATGAGTGTACTTAG